The genomic region TAAAAAACACAACCCCAAAGCGGGTAGAGGGTTTATGGGGCTGGCAAACAGCCAGTTCTAAAAGAAGGAGGATGAGGTGACGCAGTTAGAGTTAGCAAGGAGCGGGAGCATATCGCCTGAGATGAAACTTGTCGCCGAGGCGGAAGGTGTATCTGCAGAGTTCATTCGGCAGGGGATCGCCGATGGTAATATAGTGATCCCGGCAAATCTAAACCACCAGCTCAGCCGGTACTGTGGCATAGGTAAGGGGCTGAGGGTGAAGGTCAACGCCAATATCGGCACCTCATCGGACTACGGCGACATGGAGAGCGAGCTGGAGAAGCTGAGGGTCGCTATCGAGTATAAGTCAGATACGGTGATGGACCTCAGCACCGGGGGCAACATAGGTGACATCCGCCGTGCCATCACCAAAGAAAGCGCCATCCCACTGGGGACCGTACCCATCTATCAGGCGGGAATCAATGCCATCGAAAGGAGGGGGGCGATTGTAAACATGACCCCCGATGACCTGTTCGGGGTGATCCAGGAGCATGCCTCGGAGGGCGTCGATTTCGTGACGGTGCACTGCGGGGTCACCCGCGCAGCGATTGAGCGGCTGAAACGCCAGGGAAGGGTGACCGATATCGTCTCGCGAGGGGGAGCGCTCCTCCTGGGCTGGATCATCCATAACGGGCAGGAGAACCCGCTATATGAGCAGTATGACCGCCTGCTGGAGATCGCAAGAAGGTCCGATGTGACGCTGAGCTTGGGCGACGGGCTGCGTCCGGGCAGCCTGGCCGATGCCACCGACAGGGCCCAGGTTGAGGAGCTCATCATACTGGGAGAGCTGGTGGAGCGTGCCTGGGATGCCGGGGTCCAGGTAATAGTGGAGGGTCCGGGGCATGTACCGCTGGACCAGATTACCACCAATGTCCAGTTGCAAAAAAGCCTGTGCAAAGGGGCCCCGTTCTATGTATTGGGACCGCTGGTCACCGATATCGCTGCCGGCTACGACCATATCTCGGGCGCCATCGGCGGTGCCATCGCTGCCCTGGCGGGTGCCGATTTCCTGTGCTATGTAACCCCCTCGGAGCACCTCGGACTCCCCGACCGGGATGATGTGAAGGAGGGAGTGATAGCCTCCCGGATTGCCGCCCACGCCGCCGATATCGCCAAGGGGGTAAAGGGCGCCCGTGAATGGGACCGCAGCATGTCCCAGGCGCGTAAGAGCCTGGATTGGGAGGAACAGGTGAGGCTGTGCCTGGACCCGGAAAACGCACGGCTGGTGCACGGAGAGCACGCCACTTCAGGGAATGCCTGTAGCATGTGCGGCGAGCTATGTGCCATGAAACTGGCATCCGACTTCCTGGTTGTTAAATCAGTAAAGTGCTAGCTATGGATATACCAAACAGGACTTTTGGAGGAGCTTGTGAAGATTGATGATATAACCATATCCAAGGCGATAACAGAAAGCTTTATGAAAAGCTTTATCGATGCAATGGAGGTGGACGTGGCTATCGCTGGGGCAGGACCGGCCGGTATGACGGCTGCTTACTATCTGGCAAAAGGGGGGGTTAAGACAGCGGTATTTGAGAGGAGTTTGAGGGTTGGCGGTGGCATGCCGGGAGGGGGGATGATGTTTAACCGCATCGTGGTACAAGAAGAGGGCAAGAGGATATTGGATGAATTTGACGTCCAAACGACGGAATACCAAAAGGGCTACTATATTGCCGATTCTCTAGAGACCATCTCCACTATCTGTTCAAAATCAATAAAGGCCGGGGCAAAGATATTTAACTTGATCGGCGTCGAGGACGTGCTGATCAGGGAAGGCGATAAGATTACTGGCCTGGTGCTGAATTGGAGTGCTACTTCACTGGCAAAATTGCATGTAGACCCCCTGGCTATAAGATCGAGGATGGTGATAGATGCTACCGGGCATGAAAGCGATATCTGCCACATAGTGGTGAAGAAGCTAGGGGCAAAGTTGAGAACAAAAACAGGCGAAGTAATGGGAGAGAAACCGATGTGGGCAGAAGTCGGGGAGAAAATGTTAATAGAGAACACCAAAGAGGTGTATCCAGGTTTAATAGTCGCCGGGATGG from Dehalococcoidia bacterium harbors:
- the thiC gene encoding phosphomethylpyrimidine synthase ThiC, producing the protein MTQLELARSGSISPEMKLVAEAEGVSAEFIRQGIADGNIVIPANLNHQLSRYCGIGKGLRVKVNANIGTSSDYGDMESELEKLRVAIEYKSDTVMDLSTGGNIGDIRRAITKESAIPLGTVPIYQAGINAIERRGAIVNMTPDDLFGVIQEHASEGVDFVTVHCGVTRAAIERLKRQGRVTDIVSRGGALLLGWIIHNGQENPLYEQYDRLLEIARRSDVTLSLGDGLRPGSLADATDRAQVEELIILGELVERAWDAGVQVIVEGPGHVPLDQITTNVQLQKSLCKGAPFYVLGPLVTDIAAGYDHISGAIGGAIAALAGADFLCYVTPSEHLGLPDRDDVKEGVIASRIAAHAADIAKGVKGAREWDRSMSQARKSLDWEEQVRLCLDPENARLVHGEHATSGNACSMCGELCAMKLASDFLVVKSVKC
- a CDS encoding sulfide-dependent adenosine diphosphate thiazole synthase, translated to MKIDDITISKAITESFMKSFIDAMEVDVAIAGAGPAGMTAAYYLAKGGVKTAVFERSLRVGGGMPGGGMMFNRIVVQEEGKRILDEFDVQTTEYQKGYYIADSLETISTICSKSIKAGAKIFNLIGVEDVLIREGDKITGLVLNWSATSLAKLHVDPLAIRSRMVIDATGHESDICHIVVKKLGAKLRTKTGEVMGEKPMWAEVGEKMLIENTKEVYPGLIVAGMAANAVFGSPRMGAIFGGMLLSGKKAAEVAGQILQKPATS